AATAAGAAAGAATCATCATAGCAATCAGCAAATCTATCCAAATTTGCCATTTTAAAGGCAACATGTCCAGTTTCATCCTTAAACCAAAGtctgtttttttcccccttcaagTGCAGAAAAATGTACAAACTACACCCAACTTTTGCACGACTATTACCCCCTTCATGTAAAGTTACCCTTCTTAACTAATGAATTAACTTAATTTGTGACATAGGAGAAGACAAATACCCAAACAAGAACATGCTAACATGAAATGAGATCCAGCATGTGTTTCGGCAACATAAAGTATCCTCGAACTTAAGCACAAACTAGTGGAGTAACTTCAGTATATAAAGATAATGATGGGTTTAAAGAAAGGGTTTTTAACTGCATAATTGATGTTTTTGAGGTTCAGAGGGGCTCAAACCTTATTAACTGGTGTAGAGGACCTTTTAAACTCAGGTGCTGACACAAAAGTTTGTTAGAATCTCCTGATTTAGCATTCCTTCTGGACAGATCAGGTACCCAAGGACAGAGGCTGACCAAGATCTTAATAAGCACCATATATCGACAGTTCACTGTCTGACCCAATGCGACCTCATTCACCAGGTGTTAGACCTCCTACCCATCAGTCAAACATGTGGTATAATAGCTAGATTGATACACTTCTCATGAGAATTCCTGTTTTTCAACTTAAGAGTTACATTTCCTCCAAATATTGTTCTTTCTAAGATGTTTCATCAACATCAGCATgccttaattttctgattgcaaCTCAGATTGAAATACCACAGGCGACATATTCTCTGCATCTTGTTAAAGCATCCTTTTGATTTCTTAGTCGTCAATAACAAAATTTTAGTTATCTATCGATCTCTCTTTAAAACGCATTTGACCCATTTCTTTATCACCAAGAAAACCGAGTGTTAAATTGTAAATCTATGCTTAATGCATCCACTCTTGAAAGGCAGGCTCCTCAGTTATCAAGTGTATTAGATGAACTCATCCACCTCCCTCTTAGATCCAATAAGAACATCATGGAATTTTATTGTACTAACCACAATGCAAATTGCATGAGTGCCGTACCCCAATAATTCCTATATCTTGACTATAGCAATGTTGAAAAGCCTCTATAGAGGAATAACTACCATAATGAGCGACTTCCCGAGGATTCGTCTATGTCTCCTCTACAGAGAGATATCCAGTTCATGCCTTCTCTACTACTATAGATAATGCAGTTTTTAATCAACCTTCAAATTCTAGTCCCATCGCATCAAGACAGAAATAAATAATACATATACTAAAAGGAAACCGTAACACAGTAGAATCATAGAAAATCGGAGCGAAGCAACAGGAGTAATCTAGAATGTTTCTCAGCTAGAGTAAAAACAGACACCAGAAGCCAATCTGCTATGCCAAGTAGAACATGTGCGAATTCAGGAAGTAGAGATCTCAGTCAACCACACATCAATTATAATAAACATCTCAACAAAATATTCCCAGATCAAGACCTTATTTTCATCCAAGAGAAGACAAAACCTGAAGACCTGCACCTTAGATTCTAATTCGAAGCAGAGTGTTTCTGCATGCATCGCCTTGCATAGCCTAACAAATCACGCGTCAAACAATCGCGCAGAGTAAAAGATAGTGCGATGTCAAGAACTCACCTTCTTGACCGATGCAGACCACGAAAGGACAAGACCGAGAAacacgatgaagaagaagggaccCCAGAGATCCCAATCCCTCAGGGCCTTCCCCGGGTCTTCGCGGTACGGGTTCGGGAACACCACCAGCTTCAAATTGCTCACGATCCTCGACATGTCCCGCTTCACCGTGTCCCAGACCGGCTCCGTGAGCGTGTTCGATGGCGGCCCGAACCCGGTGGCCTCGACGCCCTGCCGCGGGACGCCGCTGGCGGCGGCGGAGAGCGGCGGCGGGGCCGGGGCCGGGGCCGGCGCCGCAGCCGGCACGAACTTCTGGTTGGAGAGCTTCTGCGGCGGCTCGGGAGGGATGCTGGAGGGCAGGAACGGGGAGGAGGAGACGGGGATCTGGGCGCGGGCGGGGCTGGGGGGGCGGGCGGGGCGGACGGTGGCGGGGCCAGACAGGACGCTGGCGTTGATGAGGTTCTCGATCTCGTCGATGTCGGACTGGGAGGAGGCGTGGAGGGGGACGGTGTCGCTGTGGGAGTGCGacatctttccttttttttgtttttcctcggGAAAGTGTTGGGAATTGTGGGTTTCTCGGTAAAGTTCTCAGTGGGTGATGATGGAAGTGGcggatctagagagagagagagagagagattggtttGTTCAGAAAGTGAGCGAGATCTCGAGAGGAGGACGAAGCAGAGCGACGGAGGACATGGCGGCAACGACGCGGAGGAAACGCCAGAGAGGGGCCCAAAGAAATTGACGTCCTCGACAAGGGGAATAGCGGAATCGGATCCGGATCCGGGTGCGGGTTTCGGGCCAGACTGACTTTTCTGTTTATCGGGCCTGTCTGAGCCTTCGGGCTTGAAATGCACAGCCCTAAATGCCATCTGTAGATCCAAAAGTACCGCTACATTAATCAGACGCATCACTCTGCCGGAGCATG
This genomic interval from Rhodamnia argentea isolate NSW1041297 chromosome 4, ASM2092103v1, whole genome shotgun sequence contains the following:
- the LOC115750794 gene encoding protein YIP4b-like; the protein is MSHSHSDTVPLHASSQSDIDEIENLINASVLSGPATVRPARPPSPARAQIPVSSSPFLPSSIPPEPPQKLSNQKFVPAAAPAPAPAPPPLSAAASGVPRQGVEATGFGPPSNTLTEPVWDTVKRDMSRIVSNLKLVVFPNPYREDPGKALRDWDLWGPFFFIVFLGLVLSWSASVKKSEVFAVAFAVLAAGAVILTLNVLLLGGHIIFFQSLSLLGYCLFPLDVGALICLLKDNVILKVIVVSVTLAWSSWAAYPFMSTAVNPRRKALALYPVFLMYVSVGFLIIAID